A stretch of the Acyrthosiphon pisum isolate AL4f chromosome A2, pea_aphid_22Mar2018_4r6ur, whole genome shotgun sequence genome encodes the following:
- the LOC100164601 gene encoding rab GTPase-activating protein 1-like isoform X1 produces MADRASVDSGESVSTSEDYEIIPPNTLNKCDGKPELNIGGDGNLEHMQKCLGELLDEENERESIKTIMSDKDIKSDIPLTKTSEPLSDDLGQIEKGTMFDGISYLGSASITYPKEKTEILRIMAILNGEHVADQDMKISVSIPISSDGAVILFDGTSNTIIARYEIERIMFYANGVNGTKEASCFAFSWAHGDTKENALFQCHVFRCSIPEAVNRVSNCFVKAFQKESKFTSSSTSPELSSNITLDMQSKNGTTEIFIFEVSLEIKEDDGKGGFISVPRDKNFLKLRANVEKQVCLTINQVVSGTQQRILHLERCFGVLVCPGRNVKQSDMQLLDMVSMGTDLSDTDGCNTTYLITGHWDPSDKVFEPLNSETQCSYITVAVDLVMRKIKEPVRLSIETPIKVYAANERFWVFGRRQVTHQFYLNLQQINSGNSDIDYKLLNIDSSGEMDKSRLNMTLNNLANFIKTQSINPIELSSPKDEDLSDNDEPLVSGTGDVSKECNEVELESWKDVLLKWATCKSPPARQLAILVKEGIPEALRGEVWLRLAKADLDPKLMDTYRILITKDCECGGTIQRDIHRTFPAHNFFKEAGGIGQDNLFHLTKAYAVYDTEVGYCQGLTFLAATLLLHMPEEQAFCVLLKLMYDYGLREFYKDGFETVYLKLYQLNKLMEEQIPHLFNHFNANGIEAHMYASQWFLTLFTARFPLFFVFRIMDVVLLQGLDTLFQIAIALLQFCKKDLLQLDFENILKYFRVTMPKKVRNEEVARHLIKNACAVKLKKIKKYEQQFLALKEAQESAENFTSELDQVKMTLKQTEEEKNRLEEELTRVKNILKKEITKADTEINRDQTIIKEYKQICQRLDAEQASMRAVIQLLKNTLGECTRCRSFIETPLLSNDVLSQSGDISGSVMEENKLSKRITELEIELAQTKLALVESECRNQDLGHRLGVKFSELQASKNTLPPWLQKTLTSIKEVTTNKTNDQLRMIVGRRDSAPNTQSFDL; encoded by the exons ATGGCTGACCGAGCAAGTGTCGATTCTGGTGAATCTGTTAGCACCAGTGAGGATTACGAAATTATTCCACCGAATAcgttaaat aaatgtgATGGTAAACCTGAGTTGAACATTGGCGGTGACGGTAATTTGGAACACATGCAGAAATGTCTTGGTGAGTTATTGGATGAAGAGAATGAACGTGAATCTATAAAAACAATCATGTCCGACAAAGATATTAAAAGTGATATACCATTGACAAAAACATCAGAGCCTTTATCTGATGATCTag gtcaAATTGAAAAAGGTACTATGTTTGATGGAATTTCGTACCTGGGCTCAGCTAGTATTACATATCCTAAAGAAAAAACCGAAATATTAAGGATTATGGCTATATTAAATGGAGAACATGTTGCTGATCAAGATATGAAAATATCAGTATCCATACCAATTTCATCGGATGGAGCTGTCAT tTTATTTGATGGAACAAGCAATACAATAATCGCCCGTTATGAGATCGaaagaataatgttttatgCTAATGGTGTCAATGGAACAAAAGAAGCATCATGTTTCGCATTCAGTTGGGCTCATGGTGATACTAAAGAAAATGCACTATTTCAATGTCATGTTTTTCGTTGCTCAATTCCAGAAGCT GTGAACCGTGTATCCAACTGTTTTGTGAAGGCCtttcaaaaagaatcaaaatttaCTTCAAGTTCTACATCACCAGAGTTAAGTTCTAATATAACTTTAGATATGCAAAGTAAGAACGGAACAAccgagatttttatttttgaagtgaGTTTGGAGATCAAAGAAGATGATGGAAAG GGAGGATTTATATCAGTACCAAGAGATAAAAATTTCCTTAAACTTCGGGCAAATGTGGAAAAACAAGTGTGTTTAACTATTAATCAAGTAGTATCTGGAACTCAGCAAAGGATATTACATTTAGAAAGATGTTTTGGAGTTCTTGTTTGCCCGGGCCGTAATGTAAAGCAAAGTGATATGCAGCTTTTAGATATG GTATCCATGGGAACCGATCTTTCAGACACCGACGGATGTAATACTACTTATTTGATTACTGGTCACTGGGATCCTTCAGATAAGGTGTTTGAACCCTTAAACAGTGAAACTCAATGTTCCTATATTACTGTAGCAGTAGATTTAGTTATGCGAAAGATTAAAGAACCTGTACGATTATCCATAGAAACTCCTATCAAGGTATACGCTGCTAATGAAAGATTTTGGGTGTTTGGACGAAGACAAGTTACTCATCAGTTTTACTTAAATTTGCAACaa attaattcAGGAAATTCTGATATtgattataaacttttaaatattgattcttCTGGAGAAATGGATAAAAGTCGTTTGAATATGACTTTAAATAATTTGGCTAATTTCATTAAAACTCAGAGTATTAACCCAATTGAATTGTCTTCTCCTAAAGATGAAGATTTGTCTG ATAATGATGAACCTTTGGTAAGTGGTACTGGAGATGTTTCTAAAGAATGTAATGAAGTGGAATTAGAATCATGGAaagatgttttattaaaatgggCAACATGTAAATCTCCTCCTGCACGACAATTAGCTATACTTGTTAAAGAAGGTATACCTGAAGCTTTACGTGGAGAAGTATGGTTACGTTTAGCCAAAGCTGATTTAGACCCAAAACTCATGGATACATACAGAATACTTATTACTAAG gaCTGCGAATGTGGAGGAACCATTCAACGTGATATCCATCGAACATTTCCAGCTCACAATTTCTTTAAGGAAGCTGGAGGTATTGGTCAAGATAATTTATTCCATTTAACCAAAGCATATGCTGTATACGACACCGAGGTGGGGTATTGCCAAGGTCTAACGTTCTTAGCTGCTACTTTACTGTTACAT atGCCCGAAGAACAAGCTTTCTGTGTCCTATTAAAACTAATGTATGATTACGGCCTACGAGAATTTTACAAAGATGGTTTTGAAACAGTTTACTTAAAACTTTATCAACTAAATAAGCTCATGGAA gaacaaATTCCTCATCTTTTTAACCACTTCAATGCTAATGGAATTGAAGCACATATGTATGCCTCTCAATGGTTTCTTACGCTTTTTACAGCAAGATTCccattgttttttgtatttcgCATAATGGATGTAGTACTTCTCCAAGGGCTGGATACATTATTTCAAATCGCCATTGCCTTATTACAG ttTTGCAAAAAAGACTTACTACAATTAGATTTCgaaaatattctcaaatattttaGAGTGACAATGCCAAAAAAAGTGCGTAATGAAGAAGTTGCCaggcatttaataaaaaatgcctGCGccgtaaaactaaaaaaaataaaaaaatatgaacaacagTTTTTAGCTCTGAAAG AAGCTCAAGAGAGTGCTGAAAATTTTACTAGTGAATTAGATCAAGTAAAAATGACATTAAAGCAGaccgaagaagaaaaaaatcgaCTTGAAGAAGAACTAACTAGG gtgaaaaatatattaaaaaaggaaATTACAAAAGCTGATACAGAAATTAATAGagatcaaacaattattaaagaaTACAAACAA aTATGTCAAAGATTAGATGCCGAACAAGCATCTATGAGGGCTGTTATACAATTACTTAAA aataCATTAGGTGAATGTACTAGGTGCAGATCATTTATTGAAACACCATTATTAAGTAATGATGTGTTATCTCAAAGTGGTGACATCTCAGGTTCTGTAATGGAAGAAAATAAACTTTCAAAACGAATTACCGAGCTTGAAATTGAACTTGCTCAAACCAAATTGGCCTTAGTAGAATCAGAGTGTAGAAATCAG GATTTGGGGCATAGGTTGGGTGTAAAGTTTTCGGAACTCCAAGCATCCAAAAACACATTACCTCCATGGTTGCAGAAAACACTGACATCAATCAAAGAGGTAACCACCAACAAGACAAATGATCAACTACGTATGATTGTTGGCAGAAGAGATTCTGCGCCTAATACTCAGTCTTTTGATCTGTAA
- the LOC100164601 gene encoding rab GTPase-activating protein 1-like isoform X2, whose amino-acid sequence MADRASVDSGESVSTSEDYEIIPPNTLNKCDGKPELNIGGDGNLEHMQKCLGELLDEENERESIKTIMSDKDIKSDIPLTKTSEPLSDDLGTMFDGISYLGSASITYPKEKTEILRIMAILNGEHVADQDMKISVSIPISSDGAVILFDGTSNTIIARYEIERIMFYANGVNGTKEASCFAFSWAHGDTKENALFQCHVFRCSIPEAVNRVSNCFVKAFQKESKFTSSSTSPELSSNITLDMQSKNGTTEIFIFEVSLEIKEDDGKGGFISVPRDKNFLKLRANVEKQVCLTINQVVSGTQQRILHLERCFGVLVCPGRNVKQSDMQLLDMVSMGTDLSDTDGCNTTYLITGHWDPSDKVFEPLNSETQCSYITVAVDLVMRKIKEPVRLSIETPIKVYAANERFWVFGRRQVTHQFYLNLQQINSGNSDIDYKLLNIDSSGEMDKSRLNMTLNNLANFIKTQSINPIELSSPKDEDLSDNDEPLVSGTGDVSKECNEVELESWKDVLLKWATCKSPPARQLAILVKEGIPEALRGEVWLRLAKADLDPKLMDTYRILITKDCECGGTIQRDIHRTFPAHNFFKEAGGIGQDNLFHLTKAYAVYDTEVGYCQGLTFLAATLLLHMPEEQAFCVLLKLMYDYGLREFYKDGFETVYLKLYQLNKLMEEQIPHLFNHFNANGIEAHMYASQWFLTLFTARFPLFFVFRIMDVVLLQGLDTLFQIAIALLQFCKKDLLQLDFENILKYFRVTMPKKVRNEEVARHLIKNACAVKLKKIKKYEQQFLALKEAQESAENFTSELDQVKMTLKQTEEEKNRLEEELTRVKNILKKEITKADTEINRDQTIIKEYKQICQRLDAEQASMRAVIQLLKNTLGECTRCRSFIETPLLSNDVLSQSGDISGSVMEENKLSKRITELEIELAQTKLALVESECRNQDLGHRLGVKFSELQASKNTLPPWLQKTLTSIKEVTTNKTNDQLRMIVGRRDSAPNTQSFDL is encoded by the exons ATGGCTGACCGAGCAAGTGTCGATTCTGGTGAATCTGTTAGCACCAGTGAGGATTACGAAATTATTCCACCGAATAcgttaaat aaatgtgATGGTAAACCTGAGTTGAACATTGGCGGTGACGGTAATTTGGAACACATGCAGAAATGTCTTGGTGAGTTATTGGATGAAGAGAATGAACGTGAATCTATAAAAACAATCATGTCCGACAAAGATATTAAAAGTGATATACCATTGACAAAAACATCAGAGCCTTTATCTGATGATCTag GTACTATGTTTGATGGAATTTCGTACCTGGGCTCAGCTAGTATTACATATCCTAAAGAAAAAACCGAAATATTAAGGATTATGGCTATATTAAATGGAGAACATGTTGCTGATCAAGATATGAAAATATCAGTATCCATACCAATTTCATCGGATGGAGCTGTCAT tTTATTTGATGGAACAAGCAATACAATAATCGCCCGTTATGAGATCGaaagaataatgttttatgCTAATGGTGTCAATGGAACAAAAGAAGCATCATGTTTCGCATTCAGTTGGGCTCATGGTGATACTAAAGAAAATGCACTATTTCAATGTCATGTTTTTCGTTGCTCAATTCCAGAAGCT GTGAACCGTGTATCCAACTGTTTTGTGAAGGCCtttcaaaaagaatcaaaatttaCTTCAAGTTCTACATCACCAGAGTTAAGTTCTAATATAACTTTAGATATGCAAAGTAAGAACGGAACAAccgagatttttatttttgaagtgaGTTTGGAGATCAAAGAAGATGATGGAAAG GGAGGATTTATATCAGTACCAAGAGATAAAAATTTCCTTAAACTTCGGGCAAATGTGGAAAAACAAGTGTGTTTAACTATTAATCAAGTAGTATCTGGAACTCAGCAAAGGATATTACATTTAGAAAGATGTTTTGGAGTTCTTGTTTGCCCGGGCCGTAATGTAAAGCAAAGTGATATGCAGCTTTTAGATATG GTATCCATGGGAACCGATCTTTCAGACACCGACGGATGTAATACTACTTATTTGATTACTGGTCACTGGGATCCTTCAGATAAGGTGTTTGAACCCTTAAACAGTGAAACTCAATGTTCCTATATTACTGTAGCAGTAGATTTAGTTATGCGAAAGATTAAAGAACCTGTACGATTATCCATAGAAACTCCTATCAAGGTATACGCTGCTAATGAAAGATTTTGGGTGTTTGGACGAAGACAAGTTACTCATCAGTTTTACTTAAATTTGCAACaa attaattcAGGAAATTCTGATATtgattataaacttttaaatattgattcttCTGGAGAAATGGATAAAAGTCGTTTGAATATGACTTTAAATAATTTGGCTAATTTCATTAAAACTCAGAGTATTAACCCAATTGAATTGTCTTCTCCTAAAGATGAAGATTTGTCTG ATAATGATGAACCTTTGGTAAGTGGTACTGGAGATGTTTCTAAAGAATGTAATGAAGTGGAATTAGAATCATGGAaagatgttttattaaaatgggCAACATGTAAATCTCCTCCTGCACGACAATTAGCTATACTTGTTAAAGAAGGTATACCTGAAGCTTTACGTGGAGAAGTATGGTTACGTTTAGCCAAAGCTGATTTAGACCCAAAACTCATGGATACATACAGAATACTTATTACTAAG gaCTGCGAATGTGGAGGAACCATTCAACGTGATATCCATCGAACATTTCCAGCTCACAATTTCTTTAAGGAAGCTGGAGGTATTGGTCAAGATAATTTATTCCATTTAACCAAAGCATATGCTGTATACGACACCGAGGTGGGGTATTGCCAAGGTCTAACGTTCTTAGCTGCTACTTTACTGTTACAT atGCCCGAAGAACAAGCTTTCTGTGTCCTATTAAAACTAATGTATGATTACGGCCTACGAGAATTTTACAAAGATGGTTTTGAAACAGTTTACTTAAAACTTTATCAACTAAATAAGCTCATGGAA gaacaaATTCCTCATCTTTTTAACCACTTCAATGCTAATGGAATTGAAGCACATATGTATGCCTCTCAATGGTTTCTTACGCTTTTTACAGCAAGATTCccattgttttttgtatttcgCATAATGGATGTAGTACTTCTCCAAGGGCTGGATACATTATTTCAAATCGCCATTGCCTTATTACAG ttTTGCAAAAAAGACTTACTACAATTAGATTTCgaaaatattctcaaatattttaGAGTGACAATGCCAAAAAAAGTGCGTAATGAAGAAGTTGCCaggcatttaataaaaaatgcctGCGccgtaaaactaaaaaaaataaaaaaatatgaacaacagTTTTTAGCTCTGAAAG AAGCTCAAGAGAGTGCTGAAAATTTTACTAGTGAATTAGATCAAGTAAAAATGACATTAAAGCAGaccgaagaagaaaaaaatcgaCTTGAAGAAGAACTAACTAGG gtgaaaaatatattaaaaaaggaaATTACAAAAGCTGATACAGAAATTAATAGagatcaaacaattattaaagaaTACAAACAA aTATGTCAAAGATTAGATGCCGAACAAGCATCTATGAGGGCTGTTATACAATTACTTAAA aataCATTAGGTGAATGTACTAGGTGCAGATCATTTATTGAAACACCATTATTAAGTAATGATGTGTTATCTCAAAGTGGTGACATCTCAGGTTCTGTAATGGAAGAAAATAAACTTTCAAAACGAATTACCGAGCTTGAAATTGAACTTGCTCAAACCAAATTGGCCTTAGTAGAATCAGAGTGTAGAAATCAG GATTTGGGGCATAGGTTGGGTGTAAAGTTTTCGGAACTCCAAGCATCCAAAAACACATTACCTCCATGGTTGCAGAAAACACTGACATCAATCAAAGAGGTAACCACCAACAAGACAAATGATCAACTACGTATGATTGTTGGCAGAAGAGATTCTGCGCCTAATACTCAGTCTTTTGATCTGTAA
- the LOC100164601 gene encoding rab GTPase-activating protein 1-like isoform X3, whose protein sequence is MADRASVDSGESVSTSEDYEIIPPNTLNKCDGKPELNIGGDGNLEHMQKCLGELLDEENERESIKTIMSDKDIKSDIPLTKTSEPLSDDLGQIEKGTMFDGISYLGSASITYPKEKTEILRIMAILNGEHVADQDMKISVSIPISSDGAVILFDGTSNTIIARYEIERIMFYANGVNGTKEASCFAFSWAHGDTKENALFQCHVFRCSIPEAVNRVSNCFVKAFQKESKFTSSSTSPELSSNITLDMQSKNGTTEIFIFEVSLEIKEDDGKGGFISVPRDKNFLKLRANVEKQVCLTINQVVSGTQQRILHLERCFGVLVCPGRNVKQSDMQLLDMVSMGTDLSDTDGCNTTYLITGHWDPSDKVFEPLNSETQCSYITVAVDLVMRKIKEPVRLSIETPIKVYAANERFWVFGRRQVTHQFYLNLQQINSGNSDIDYKLLNIDSSGEMDKSRLNMTLNNLANFIKTQSINPIELSSPKDEDLSDNDEPLVSGTGDVSKECNEVELESWKDVLLKWATCKSPPARQLAILVKEGIPEALRGEVWLRLAKADLDPKLMDTYRILITKDCECGGTIQRDIHRTFPAHNFFKEAGGIGQDNLFHLTKAYAVYDTEVGYCQGLTFLAATLLLHMPEEQAFCVLLKLMYDYGLREFYKDGFETVYLKLYQLNKLMEEQIPHLFNHFNANGIEAHMYASQWFLTLFTARFPLFFVFRIMDVVLLQGLDTLFQIAIALLQFCKKDLLQLDFENILKYFRVTMPKKVRNEEVARHLIKNACAVKLKKIKKYEQQFLALKEAQESAENFTSELDQVKMTLKQTEEEKNRLEEELTRVKNILKKEITKADTEINRDQTIIKEYKQICQRLDAEQASMRAVIQLLKNTLGECTRCRSFIETPLLSNDVLSQSGDISGSVMEENKLSKRITELEIELAQTKLALVESECRNQVGCKVFGTPSIQKHITSMVAENTDINQRGNHQQDK, encoded by the exons ATGGCTGACCGAGCAAGTGTCGATTCTGGTGAATCTGTTAGCACCAGTGAGGATTACGAAATTATTCCACCGAATAcgttaaat aaatgtgATGGTAAACCTGAGTTGAACATTGGCGGTGACGGTAATTTGGAACACATGCAGAAATGTCTTGGTGAGTTATTGGATGAAGAGAATGAACGTGAATCTATAAAAACAATCATGTCCGACAAAGATATTAAAAGTGATATACCATTGACAAAAACATCAGAGCCTTTATCTGATGATCTag gtcaAATTGAAAAAGGTACTATGTTTGATGGAATTTCGTACCTGGGCTCAGCTAGTATTACATATCCTAAAGAAAAAACCGAAATATTAAGGATTATGGCTATATTAAATGGAGAACATGTTGCTGATCAAGATATGAAAATATCAGTATCCATACCAATTTCATCGGATGGAGCTGTCAT tTTATTTGATGGAACAAGCAATACAATAATCGCCCGTTATGAGATCGaaagaataatgttttatgCTAATGGTGTCAATGGAACAAAAGAAGCATCATGTTTCGCATTCAGTTGGGCTCATGGTGATACTAAAGAAAATGCACTATTTCAATGTCATGTTTTTCGTTGCTCAATTCCAGAAGCT GTGAACCGTGTATCCAACTGTTTTGTGAAGGCCtttcaaaaagaatcaaaatttaCTTCAAGTTCTACATCACCAGAGTTAAGTTCTAATATAACTTTAGATATGCAAAGTAAGAACGGAACAAccgagatttttatttttgaagtgaGTTTGGAGATCAAAGAAGATGATGGAAAG GGAGGATTTATATCAGTACCAAGAGATAAAAATTTCCTTAAACTTCGGGCAAATGTGGAAAAACAAGTGTGTTTAACTATTAATCAAGTAGTATCTGGAACTCAGCAAAGGATATTACATTTAGAAAGATGTTTTGGAGTTCTTGTTTGCCCGGGCCGTAATGTAAAGCAAAGTGATATGCAGCTTTTAGATATG GTATCCATGGGAACCGATCTTTCAGACACCGACGGATGTAATACTACTTATTTGATTACTGGTCACTGGGATCCTTCAGATAAGGTGTTTGAACCCTTAAACAGTGAAACTCAATGTTCCTATATTACTGTAGCAGTAGATTTAGTTATGCGAAAGATTAAAGAACCTGTACGATTATCCATAGAAACTCCTATCAAGGTATACGCTGCTAATGAAAGATTTTGGGTGTTTGGACGAAGACAAGTTACTCATCAGTTTTACTTAAATTTGCAACaa attaattcAGGAAATTCTGATATtgattataaacttttaaatattgattcttCTGGAGAAATGGATAAAAGTCGTTTGAATATGACTTTAAATAATTTGGCTAATTTCATTAAAACTCAGAGTATTAACCCAATTGAATTGTCTTCTCCTAAAGATGAAGATTTGTCTG ATAATGATGAACCTTTGGTAAGTGGTACTGGAGATGTTTCTAAAGAATGTAATGAAGTGGAATTAGAATCATGGAaagatgttttattaaaatgggCAACATGTAAATCTCCTCCTGCACGACAATTAGCTATACTTGTTAAAGAAGGTATACCTGAAGCTTTACGTGGAGAAGTATGGTTACGTTTAGCCAAAGCTGATTTAGACCCAAAACTCATGGATACATACAGAATACTTATTACTAAG gaCTGCGAATGTGGAGGAACCATTCAACGTGATATCCATCGAACATTTCCAGCTCACAATTTCTTTAAGGAAGCTGGAGGTATTGGTCAAGATAATTTATTCCATTTAACCAAAGCATATGCTGTATACGACACCGAGGTGGGGTATTGCCAAGGTCTAACGTTCTTAGCTGCTACTTTACTGTTACAT atGCCCGAAGAACAAGCTTTCTGTGTCCTATTAAAACTAATGTATGATTACGGCCTACGAGAATTTTACAAAGATGGTTTTGAAACAGTTTACTTAAAACTTTATCAACTAAATAAGCTCATGGAA gaacaaATTCCTCATCTTTTTAACCACTTCAATGCTAATGGAATTGAAGCACATATGTATGCCTCTCAATGGTTTCTTACGCTTTTTACAGCAAGATTCccattgttttttgtatttcgCATAATGGATGTAGTACTTCTCCAAGGGCTGGATACATTATTTCAAATCGCCATTGCCTTATTACAG ttTTGCAAAAAAGACTTACTACAATTAGATTTCgaaaatattctcaaatattttaGAGTGACAATGCCAAAAAAAGTGCGTAATGAAGAAGTTGCCaggcatttaataaaaaatgcctGCGccgtaaaactaaaaaaaataaaaaaatatgaacaacagTTTTTAGCTCTGAAAG AAGCTCAAGAGAGTGCTGAAAATTTTACTAGTGAATTAGATCAAGTAAAAATGACATTAAAGCAGaccgaagaagaaaaaaatcgaCTTGAAGAAGAACTAACTAGG gtgaaaaatatattaaaaaaggaaATTACAAAAGCTGATACAGAAATTAATAGagatcaaacaattattaaagaaTACAAACAA aTATGTCAAAGATTAGATGCCGAACAAGCATCTATGAGGGCTGTTATACAATTACTTAAA aataCATTAGGTGAATGTACTAGGTGCAGATCATTTATTGAAACACCATTATTAAGTAATGATGTGTTATCTCAAAGTGGTGACATCTCAGGTTCTGTAATGGAAGAAAATAAACTTTCAAAACGAATTACCGAGCTTGAAATTGAACTTGCTCAAACCAAATTGGCCTTAGTAGAATCAGAGTGTAGAAATCAG GTTGGGTGTAAAGTTTTCGGAACTCCAAGCATCCAAAAACACATTACCTCCATGGTTGCAGAAAACACTGACATCAATCAAAGAGGTAACCACCAACAAGACAAATGA
- the LOC100166616 gene encoding DNA-(apurinic or apyrimidinic site) lyase — MSAKTKQKKMADYITATTDNSKKRVRNNDGDDSESKKSKSTQVDLNQINFDCEKKSAKGLTWNLKIISWNVAGLRAWLKKDVVEYLKKEDPDIICLQEIKCTEKQMPDEAKLPGYKIYINSGDKAGYSGVALYSKTKPISVRMGKEIKDLDDNEGRVIEAEYEQFFLVSTYIPNAGAGLKTLPKRMKWDEAFRKYLKELDTKKPVVLTGDLNVAHEEIDIANPKTNTKSAGFTKEERDNMSLLLEQGFVDTFRTLNPEKTGAYTFWTYFHNSRAKNVGWRLDYFITSKRFMDNVCDSTIRNEVLGSDHCPIVFYINI; from the exons atgagtgcaaaaacaaaacaaaaaaaaatggccGACTATATTACAGCAACAACAGATAACTCAAAGAAAAGAGTTCGAAACAATGATGGAGATGATTCTGAATCTAAAAAGTCCAAATCGACACAAGTTGATTTGAACCAAATAAATTTTGATTGTGAGAAAAAAAGTGCTAAAGGCCTTACTTGGAAtctgaaaattatttcatgGAATGTTGCCGGTCTTAGAGCATGGCTTAAG aaagatGTTGTAGAATATCTTAAAAAGGAGGATCcagatattatttgtttacaagAAATCAAATGCACCGAAAAACAAATGCCGGATGAAGCAAAATTACCTggatataaaatttacattaattcaG gtGACAAGGCTGGTTATTCAGGAGTTGCTTTATATTCTAAGACAAAGCCTATTAGTGTGAGAATGGgaaaagaaataaaagattTGGATGATAATGAAGGTCGTGTGATTGAAGCagaatatgaacaatttttccTGGTTTCTACTT atATTCCAAATGCTGGCGCAGGGTTAAAAACATTGCCAAAAAGAATGAAATGGGATGAGGCATTTCGTAAATATTTGAAAGAGTTAGATACCAAAAAACCAGTTGTGTTAACTGGTGATTTGAATGTTGCTCATGAAGaaattg atattgcAAACCCAAAAACTAATACAAAGAGTGCAGGTTTTACTAAAGAAGAAAGGGACAATATGTCATTGCTTCTAGAACAAGGATTCGTTGATACATTTAGAACATTAAACCCTGAGAAAACTGGAGCCTATACTTTTTGGACTTATTTTCATAACTCAAGAGCTAAAAATGTTGGATG gagacTGGACTATTTTATAACATCAAAAAGATTCATGGATAATGTATGTGATAGTACTATAAGAAATGAAGTACTAGGTAGTGATCACTGTCCAATTgtgttttacattaatatttga